From Candidatus Manganitrophus morganii, the proteins below share one genomic window:
- a CDS encoding PhzF family phenazine biosynthesis protein translates to MGIPIAQVDAFTDQPFSGNPAAVCLLDEPMEAGWMQKVAREMNLSETAFLLKEGVLFQLRWFTPTVEVDLCGHATLAGAHMLWEWGILKPDEQARFQTKSGLLTADKKEGWIELDLPAEPEKEAPPPPALQKALGMAPKYIGKNRFDYLIEVESEEVLRKLQPDFGLLATVPCRGVIVTSRSDSDRFDFVSRTFAPRAGINEDPVTGSAHCCLGPFWKERLGKNTFLAYQASARGGVVRVRSAGDRVYLGGKAVTVSRGTLLSLP, encoded by the coding sequence ATGGGGATTCCAATCGCTCAAGTCGACGCCTTTACCGATCAGCCTTTTTCGGGCAATCCCGCGGCTGTCTGTCTTCTCGACGAGCCGATGGAGGCCGGCTGGATGCAGAAGGTCGCCCGGGAGATGAATCTTTCCGAAACCGCCTTCCTTCTCAAAGAGGGAGTGCTGTTTCAGCTCCGCTGGTTCACGCCGACGGTCGAAGTCGATCTTTGCGGCCATGCCACGCTCGCCGGCGCCCACATGCTCTGGGAATGGGGAATCCTGAAGCCGGATGAGCAGGCCCGTTTTCAGACAAAAAGCGGCCTTCTGACCGCCGACAAAAAAGAGGGGTGGATCGAGCTGGATCTCCCGGCCGAGCCAGAAAAGGAGGCGCCTCCTCCTCCCGCCCTTCAGAAGGCGCTCGGGATGGCGCCGAAATACATCGGCAAGAATCGTTTCGACTATTTGATTGAAGTCGAATCGGAAGAGGTCCTGCGAAAACTTCAGCCCGATTTCGGACTGCTCGCCACCGTGCCATGCCGCGGGGTGATCGTAACGAGCCGGTCGGATTCGGACCGGTTTGATTTCGTCTCAAGGACATTCGCGCCGCGGGCCGGCATCAACGAAGATCCGGTGACGGGGTCGGCGCATTGTTGCCTCGGTCCTTTCTGGAAAGAACGGCTCGGCAAAAACACTTTCCTTGCTTACCAGGCCTCCGCGCGAGGAGGGGTCGTCCGGGTCCGTTCGGCCGGAGATCGTGTATATCTCGGCGGAAAGGCGGTCACCGTTTCGCGCGGGACGCTCCTCTCGCTCCCTTAA